DNA from Papio anubis isolate 15944 chromosome 1, Panubis1.0, whole genome shotgun sequence:
ATAAAAGGGAGCGAAAACTTAAGTTCAAGGACAAATTAGTTGATTTGGAAGTTCCTCCACTAGAAGACACTAATAcgtctaaaaattattttgaaaacgaAAGGAATATGTTTGGGAAACTGTCACAGTTATGTATTTCCAATGATTTTGGACAAGAAAATGTACTCCTGTCACTTACTAATGCAACTTGTGAAGAAAACAAGGATAGGACAATACTGgtagaaagagatggaaaatttGAACTTCTGAATTTACAAGACATTGCGAGTCAGGGGTTTTTGCCTCCCATTAATAATGCAAATAGTACAGAAAATGACCCTCAGCACTTGTTACTCAGATCTTCCAACTCCTCTGTCAGTGGCACCCAGAAAGAAGATTCTGCAGCAAAGATTCATGCTGTCACTCACTCATCAACAGGAGAGCCACTGGTTTATATCCCTCAGCCACCACTCAACCGCAAGACTTGTCCAAGCTCTGCTGCCAACTCAGATCGAAGTAAAGGAAATGGGAAATATAATCACAGGACACAGTCTGCACGTATCTCACCAGTGACTTCAACATACTGTCTTTCCCCTCGACAGAAAGAACTACAAAAACAGctagaacaaaagagagaaaagctgAAAAGAGAGGTGAGAACCTAAGTGGGCATTATATTAAAAGTAGAGCATGTTTTACTGTTCTATAAATGCAATGGGAATTAAAACAGTTGTTCAAACCATTGGAGacttcttttgatttctttatctATTGTTAGATTGATTAAGTATTAAGAATGTGTATTTATGGAGTGAACACGGTGATTACTTTGGTCCTTGTAAGGATCACAAAGAATAGTAGACTTATCTGTGTTAGCGGAGAACTCAGTGATGACTTCATCTGATCCTTTCATTTTAAAGGTGAGACTCACGAGATGTTAAGTGACTGCTGAAAGTAATCTTGATATgataggtaaaaataaaatgtcagatgGAAAAATGAAGGCACAAAGTGTAGAGGTTTAGGAGGCAACAGGAAGACTTGGACTGTAATTCTTTTACTTGCATGTGTTTCATATTATGTTCTATGCCTTCAGTTCTTTTACTTCCAGGATTTTAGTTTCAGATTAAGAATATAGCCTAACATTCTTAATGAAAGGTCTCCAAAATGCcttctagaaataatttttttgtttttcatatttgttcTTATGTGAAACTCTATGTATCTTATAATTGAGAATTCCAGGACTTAAACTGGTGAGTTTTCTCGGAATTACTTATATCAGTGCTCCAATTCTTTGTTTTACTGGAAACCTAATGGTATTAAGCTGAGCCATACAAAATGTCTAATTCTAAATACAAAGTTCAGCAAATAATATACTAGAAGTGACCTTGCAGATCATTTTGCAGATACGAAAATCTTGGAAAGTTTAAATAACTTTACCAAAGTATATCTGTATTTGTTAGTAGCAAACTGGAATAAAAATTTCCAGTTCTCTGGTACCCTTGAGAAATGGTGTGTTATCTACTTTATATGGGAAATTATCAGGGAAATCTCTGGCATTTAAATCAGGAATTggcattagcaaaaaaaaaaaaaaaaaaaaaaaaggtgaaaaatgaCTTCGTAAGAACGTGTAACCTCTAGCACACTCAGATAAGAACCTAAAAGGGTGCATGCTTATAGAGCTTCGCTCACTTGGTCACTAATAGCTTTAATAGTCAAACTAAGTTTACTTGATTCAGGTATAAAACAACCCTTAAAAGTATAAGAATTTGGTGACAATACAAACTAATTTTTTGAGAATGACATCAATATGTTAGCTGTACACAAATGtgtaggtatgtgtgtatatttttacaaaagttATACCGGTGATTTTATATAGTTGTCCCTGCGTTTTTATTAATGAACTGATGTTAGTCTTTAACTAGTGTGAGGGATGgataattctgttttcattttgattctcttttctgAATGTCATACTCTTTGTTCTGAAATACACTTTTATTGTGTCGATATCCTATAACTAAGTTGGCTCAAGACATGGTCTTCAAGTACTAAGACTTTTAACATGTTTTAGTTGGTTTCAGGGGAAGGCTTTGGTTTTTTATGCCCACATTTTCTGGGTTGGGTTGCTATACTCTGTCTTTCTAACCTAAGTGCATCATTTCAGTGTTCTCTTTGGCAACTCCGTTAGCGATCAGTGCTTTGGCTGTTAGCTTCTGTGTAATATACCTGAATGTTCCCCTTGGAAAGATAATCATCTTTTGTCATACTGTATTCATGCAAAGTATCCAAAGTCCTTTGTGTGAAATGGAAAtgtataaataatgtaaaatttaatctttaataaattcttttatattttctataatatagGCTACTTTAGGGCTCAGAAAATAGTATATAGatattctcaaatatattttacactgtttggtagaatttttcctttcctctcttctttctgttcAATCAAAAGGAATTAGAAAGTCTTGCTTTATTGTCAAAATGTAAGGAAAACACTTAGAATTccattatttgaagaaaatttaacTATAAACTTGTTAAATtagcccagctaatgtttgtattttgggtagaaacggggtttcaccatgtgggccaggcttgtctcaaactcctgacctcaagtgatccgcctgcctcgccccacaaagtgctgggattacaggcaggagccactgcgtctggcctagaAGGACCAATTTTCTGATGGAAAATTTTAGGATCAGGGAATCCTAATTTCAGATCTCAAAATATATCTCTCTACTCTGATAATTcatacaattttattaatcttttagtaatgtcttttcatattcttttactAGGAAGAGCAACGAAAaatagaagaagagaaagaaaaaaagagagagaatgacatAGTATTTAAGGCATGGTTGCAAAAGAAAAGGGAGCAGGTCTTAGAAATGAGGAGAATTCAGCGAGCAAAGGAAATTGAAGACATGAACAGTAGAGTAAGTAAAACTTCTCTGAAAAATAAGTTTATACAGTTATGAAAGCTGAACTTATTTACAGAAGGGAGTCTGGATATCAGACTAACAGCCTATGGAAGAAGTAGAAAAGTTGTTCAAGAACTACCCTTGCAAAAGATGCAACATGCAGATAACTACAATTAGGTTCTAAGAGGCcttgtgaaaatgaaatgattCTTATTTTGTTCAGACTTTgatggaacagaaaacaaaactatcaaTTCATTTTTTCAAGGTGTAACTTTGGTATTTAAACAGGACAAAGatacaccccccccccccccacaaaacCCTACAGACTGATCTCACTTAAGACTAGACATACAGAAATCTTACATAAATCTTTAGCAAATTAAAGAcaccaaattatttaaaagaattaaaaaaacaaaatccaagagaaaatttaaaaatcatccatATCCTTactaaaaaaagatatatatgtaaagtaaaaGTTCAAAATTCAACCCTAAGCTCTTCCAGGCTCATCTCCAGTGATAACTACTTTTAACAGCGTGGTGCAAATCATTTTAGATCTTACTTATATATTTACATGACAAAAGTtgtattcagtttttttttcacttcatcaTGGAACTCTTTCTAGGCCATTACGTTTAAATCTCTCTTTTTCAAATAGCTGCATGGTATTACAGTGTTAATTTATTAAGCcattcttcatttgtaaatatttaggtTGGTTCCGATGTTGCGCTAGTTAACAGTGCTGTAGTGAAGAGGTACATTCTATGGGAACATCAGTAATCTGTAGGAGAAGTTCTTCAGAGGggaatttataatttttgaaggTTTAGAGTGAAATGTTTGGTTAAAGATGCAAAAATAACCTCCCAAAAGATAATATGAATGTATAGTTCCTCCAACAGTGTGTGAGAGTGAATGCTACACCTGTTTCTCTAACAGTGTGTGAGAGTGAATGACTAACACAGTATGTGggttatcttattttttcttcaaattagtAATACACATGCTTGTGTATGAGTATGTGTGAGAAATAATAAGAGATAGATATAGGTCTCTACTCCTAGTTTTTGGCACACAGCTCCTAAaacctttttaatttcttgagtgATAGGGGTTCTAcatgtatttctggttctaataACTGAGCTTTTATCCTGGCTTCTGACAAAGAGCTGCTAATTCCTTGGAACCTCTTAGGTGATAGGACTCTCTTTGTTCTAATAAAATGACTCTTGGTGGGCTCCTGGATAGAGACTGGCTCCCAGAAAGACTAAGCCATGATTAGAAACTTGGAACTTTCGGTTCTAACTCCTTTCTTGTAGGAAGGGGGAAGGGGCTAGAGATTAAGTTAATAATCTCAATGACTATGTGATGAAGCCTTTATAAAAATCCCAAAGCTgcagggttcagagagcttctagGGTATAGGAAATGTGGTGTTGGGAGGGTGGCCTGCCCCCaagagggcatggaagcttcaCACCCCTTCCCAAATACTTTGCCTTGTGTAGCTCTTCATCTGTgtcttttattatattctttattaatcaacttgtaaatgtgtttccctgagttatgTGAGTTGCTCTAGCAAATTAAACCTGAGGAGAGGGTCATGTTCCCACCACTCCCCACCCTGGCAATATATAGCTGGTCAGACAGAAGCACTGGTCACAATCTAGGCTTTTGATTGATATCTGAAGTGGAGGCAATCTTGAGGGATTGAGCCCTTAACACATGGGATTTGATGCTAACTCCAGGGATATATTATCAGGATTGGATTAAACTGTAGGATAACCAGCTGGTGTTAAACTTGTCAGTGTGGGAAGTGGGAACCCTCCCACATTTTGATAACCAGAGGTGAAGTATTCTGTGTTGAGtgtgaatgaaaaggaaaaacaattggtttttctatttatatagcATGTGTATTCTTCTGTGAATTTCCTGTTtataatctttttccttttttagtttggtttttattattgaaGTGGTATATGAGAGATTTTGATCCTTTGTCTATtgatatgttatatattttcctagtctgaaaatatattttttgttacaGTGTTTATTATGTCATTTGTGGaagtttttagctttttaaaatcttgggATGGGCAGTACTTTCACAAGCAAGGCAGAAAAGacataaattaaaagagaaaatatggagAAATTTGACTGATACtatatagtaaaataatataCTGAGTAAGATTTATTTTAGGATGGAAATTATGGATCCATAATAACAGATCTACTAATATCATTCATCATATCAGTAAGTAGACAAAAGAATGTTATCTTGAAAGATATAGCAAaggtataatttctttttaaaaattcctaataAAATGCAGATTATAAACACTATAATGGGGAAATGCTCTAGGCATACCTGTTATAGTCAGAAACATGTAAGGTTCTATATTAAATAACTGTATTCTGATGTTTCAATCCAATTcattaagaaaaggaaaggacGTAAAAATAATAGGAGTGATgcggccaagatggctgactacaTACAGCGGGGCTCAGAGGCTCCCGTCCCAAAAAAACATAATAAGCGTGTGAATCCTTCActggcaaccaaggtatccaggttctctcatcaaaCTTGACTAGAAGGCTGTGGTGACCCATGGACAGAAGGAAGAATAGTGTAGTGCGTGGCCCACCTGAGAGCTACACGGGAAAGGAGAACCCCCTCCCCGCAGCAAGGGACGCAGTGAATGAGCACTGCTACCCAGAAGGGGAAGCTGCTTTTTCCACAGAACTGTGCAACCCGTGGATCATAAGATCCCACTAGAAAATCCTGGCCACTGGGGCCTAGCGTCCCAACCCTAGAACACGCAGATTCTTACAGCttctcagctggaatctgcttaagcctactGCACTCCTCGTGGGAAGGGTGACCAGTTTAAATTGTTGAGTTTCAGGTAGGCATGAAATATCCAGGTGAAAATACTGAAGATTAGTTGGAGAAATTTATCTAGTTTTCAGGAGAAATGTTGAGACTGGAGATAGGAAATTAGCGATTTCAGAGTAGTTTGTGGATGGAGTAGTTTGTGCGATAAGGATATGGCCATTGAAATAGGTGGCAAGTGTTTTGGAGAAAGACATAGAAGATGAGAGAATCAAAGGTCTGTGGGGGTGGATATTCAATGGCTCTTCTATGTCTTCCAAAAACATATGGGGAAATGAAgagaatattaatttatttgtctaACCACTGAAGTACTTGAAGTATGGCAGAAAATGCAGCTTCTGTTTCATAGAAGATGTGGCTTGGGGGAGAATCAGAATTTGCATAAGATAGGAAATTTAGGGCCAGATCCCTTTCAGTGACTTGGGAGGATGGATGTTATTTGGGAGTTTTTATATCATTGACTAGGAATTACAGAGAACTAACAGGGGTTATGAAGGACAGGAGGAATTTGGGGTTGGGTAAAGAAGCAGCACAGCATATTGCTGTAGTGATTAAAGGTATAGAAGACAAGAGGAGTTTATGTTTCAGTCAGTGACTATGGAAAACACAGCTATGGCCATACTGCTGATAGCTTCTTGGACGATGATGGGCCTTCAGGCCTCATGGCAttccatgtattgatttttttaaatggggtatttgcaaaaataaatgtacagtATGTTCTGTTGTGCAATATTTGTACATAATTGTGCTATATTTGTACATAATAAATAGTAATCTTGGATTGTATTCTCAGAAAACATGAGTCACATTgaacataatttatttcaaaatatttatgtagaAGACATGGTTATATATTTccctttgaatatttattttgtatatgtagtATTTTTTGCTACATTtcaagtctgtctcaaaaatagattttaatgaGAAATAGTATCACAAGCTAATAGTATTCCGACGTACTTTTATGAACTTTGTCTCTACTGAAGCTGAAATATAGCACAATTTGGTAGCTGATTAATTTGGCTTATTAATACATTGCTATAATAAGTGCATTATGTTGATTATTTCTGTGGGACATCCTGTATAATGTGAGTCATAGTTTCCAGAAAATATCTTTAGCATTTATAGATTGTGGAATGACCTTTTTTACATTAGATGAATAAAAGGTTTTAGGTGATGTaatttttattgccatttttaggaaaaatagctaaaaatGACTTTCTATCATTGTTTTGAAATTTGCTTCTCTTGATCAgtgctatatatgtatacacacacatgaaaatgtatgtatgtatatagtcTATCTATGTTAACTGTCCATAGGTACTTATATACCTTGTGTATTCTGCATTGGATGTAATGTTGTATTAATGTCAATATAGTCtagttggttgatagtgttgttaAGATCTTCTGCATGCTTATTGTTTTCCCCCATTTTTCCTATGAATTACTGAGAAAATAGTGTTCATAATTTCATGTATCATTTTGCCCCTTGCCTATTTCTCCTTTGGTTCTGTTgagttttgcttcatgtattttcaaTGTTGTGGGTATACATTTAGGACTTTATGTCTTCCTGATAATGACCTTTTCCCTTTATGAAATGTCCCTCATATcctgaagtctgttttgtctgaggTTAATGTAGCCACACCAGTGTTCTTATGCTTAGCATTTGCATGGTAtaactttattcatattttactttCAATGTATCCGTgggtttatatttaaagtggtttGTGCAGACGTCATATATTTGAATCTTCCAGTCCAGCAGTCCACTCCTTTTACTTAGTATTCacttgtatttaattatttttttaaattatactttaagttctgggatacatatgcagaaagtgcagg
Protein-coding regions in this window:
- the CCDC181 gene encoding coiled-coil domain-containing protein 181 isoform X1 — its product is MKEILSEYQKMNEIKDTDSKKSEEYEDDFEKDLEWLINENEKSDASIIEMACEKEENINQDLKENETVIEHTKQHSDPDKSLQDEVSPRRNDIISVPGIQPLDPISDSDSENSFQESELESQKDLEEEEDEEVRRYIMEKIVQANKLLQNQEPVNDKRERKLKFKDKLVDLEVPPLEDTNTSKNYFENERNMFGKLSQLCISNDFGQENVLLSLTNATCEENKDRTILVERDGKFELLNLQDIASQGFLPPINNANSTENDPQHLLLRSSNSSVSGTQKEDSAAKIHAVTHSSTGEPLVYIPQPPLNRKTCPSSAANSDRSKGNGKYNHRTQSARISPVTSTYCLSPRQKELQKQLEQKREKLKREEEQRKIEEEKEKKRENDIVFKAWLQKKREQVLEMRRIQRAKEIEDMNSRQENRDPQQAFRLWLKKKHEEQMKERKTEELRKQEECLFFLKGTEGRERAFKQWLRRKRIEKIAEQQAVRERTRQLRLEAKRSKQLQHHLYMSEAKPFRFTDHYN
- the CCDC181 gene encoding coiled-coil domain-containing protein 181 isoform X2, with product MKEILSEYQKMNEIKDTDSKKSEEYEDDFEKDLEWLINENEKSDASIIEMACEKEENINQDLKENETVIEHTKQHSDPDKSLQDEVSPRRNDIISVPGIQPLDPISDSDSENSFQESELESQKDLEEEEDEEVRRYIMEKIVQANKLLQNQEPVNDKRERKLKFKDKLVDLEVPPLEDTNTSKNYFENERNMFGKLSQLCISNDFGQENVLLSLTNATCEENKDRTILVERDGKFELLNLQDIASQGFLPPINNANSTENDPQHLLLRSSNSSVSGTQKEDSAAKIHAVTHSSTGEPLVYIPQPPLNRKTCPSSAANSDRSKGNGKYNHRTQSARISPVTSTYCLSPRQKELQKQLEQKREKLKREEEQRKIEEEKEKKRENDIVFKAWLQKKREQVLEMRRIQRAKEIEDMNSRENRDPQQAFRLWLKKKHEEQMKERKTEELRKQEECLFFLKGTEGRERAFKQWLRRKRIEKIAEQQAVRERTRQLRLEAKRSKQLQHHLYMSEAKPFRFTDHYN
- the CCDC181 gene encoding coiled-coil domain-containing protein 181 isoform X3; amino-acid sequence: MNEIKDTDSKKSEEYEDDFEKDLEWLINENEKSDASIIEMACEKEENINQDLKENETVIEHTKQHSDPDKSLQDEVSPRRNDIISVPGIQPLDPISDSDSENSFQESELESQKDLEEEEDEEVRRYIMEKIVQANKLLQNQEPVNDKRERKLKFKDKLVDLEVPPLEDTNTSKNYFENERNMFGKLSQLCISNDFGQENVLLSLTNATCEENKDRTILVERDGKFELLNLQDIASQGFLPPINNANSTENDPQHLLLRSSNSSVSGTQKEDSAAKIHAVTHSSTGEPLVYIPQPPLNRKTCPSSAANSDRSKGNGKYNHRTQSARISPVTSTYCLSPRQKELQKQLEQKREKLKREEEQRKIEEEKEKKRENDIVFKAWLQKKREQVLEMRRIQRAKEIEDMNSRQENRDPQQAFRLWLKKKHEEQMKERKTEELRKQEECLFFLKGTEGRERAFKQWLRRKRIEKIAEQQAVRERTRQLRLEAKRSKQLQHHLYMSEAKPFRFTDHYN